The Planctomycetota bacterium genomic sequence GCTGCTGGTCGGGGCGATGGTCGTGGTGATGACGTTCATCGTGCCGCAGATCGTGGATCAGTTGAAGGGCGCGGGGGCGAGCCTCCCGTGGTCGACGCGGGTGGTGAAGGGCGTGGCGGACGTGTGCGTGGTGATCCTGCTGGAGCGGTGGTACGTGACGCTGCCGATGGCGCTGGTGCTGGGCGTGGTGGGGCGGCGCTGGTGGAGCCTGCCCCGGACGCGCGAGATGGTGGACGAGTACCTGCTGCGGGCGCCGGTGCTGGGCAGGCTGCTGCGCGACATCGCGGTCGCGCGGTTCACGCGCACGCTGGGCACGCTCACGAGCGCTGGCATCGGCATCGTGACCGCGCTGCGCATCACCAAGGGCACGCTGGGCAACCGCTCGCTGGAGCGCGTGATCGACGACGTCATCGAGCAGGTGTCGGCGGGCAAGACCGTCGCCGAGCCCCTGGAGCGCAGCGGGTACTTCCCGCCCATGCTCGTGCAGATCGTGAACCTGGGCGAGCGGTCGGGGCGCCTGGACGAACTGCTCGGGCAGGCGGCGACGGCGTTCGAAGACCGGACCGAGACGAGCATGAAGCTCTTCACGACCGCGCTCCCGCCGGTGCTGGTCGTGATCATGGCCGGCGTCATCGGCTTCGTGGTGATGGCGATTTTCATGGCCCTTCTGGAGATGCAGAACGCCGCCGCGGCGGGGTGAGCACAGGTGCCCGGGATTCCCGGGCGAGGAGCACGCAGTGATGTCCAGGCAGACCATGCACGCCGCCCGGCGCGCGTTCACGATCACCGAGATCATCGTCGTCGTCATCATCATCGGGGTGATCGCGGCCCTGATCGCCCCGCGCCTGCTCGGGCGCGTGGGCCAGAGCAAGCAGGCGGTGGCGAAGAGCAACGCCGCCTCGCTCGCGAACGCGATGAAGCTCTTCGCCGCGGACAACGGCATGCCCGAGGCGGGCGCGACGATCGAGGTGCTCTGGCAGCGCCCCGGGGACGTCGACGAGAGCGCGTGGAAGGGGCCCTACATCGACTCGGCCGAGGCGCTCAAGGACCCGTGGGGCAACCTCTACCAGCTCCGCATCCCCGGCGAGGTCAACGCCGACTTCGACATCGTGAGCTTCGGCAAGGACGGGCAGCCCGGGGGCGAGGGCGAGAACGCGGACATCGTGCACGGCAAGCAGTGAGCCGGCGCGCGCGACGGGCGGAGAACTGGGGCGAGCGGGGCCGGCGCGCGAGCGACGCGCGGGCAGGCGTAGGGGGCACACCCGGGATGACGACGAGCAGGCCAAACCGAGCATCCGCGGGAAGCGCCGGGCGGGGCGCGCGCGGATTCTCCATGGTCGAGATGCTCGTCGTGGTCATCCTGCTGGGCGTGCTCGTGGGCGTGGCGGCGCCGCGCCTCGCGGTGATCGCCGGGCGCGGCACGGAGGCGACCGCGGTGCGCGCGGGCGCCCTGCTGTCCGACGCCGCCCGGCGCGACGCGCTCACCAGCCAGCGCCTGGCCGTGGAGTTCGACGCGGCGCGCGGGACGCTCGCGCTGCTGACCATCGACCCGGAGGACGGCGTGTGGCGCGAGGACCCGCTGGCGCCGCGCGTGGAGATCGGCGGGGCGACGCTGCGCGAGGCGACGGCGGACGGGGTGACGCTCGACGGCACGAACTGGCGACTGGAACTGCCCCGCAACACGCCCCGCCCGGCGATCCGCCTGGTGTTCACGAACTCGCGCGGCGCCGACGCGTGGACGGTGGACCTCGCGTCGCGTGCGTCGCGCGCGACGGTGCGGGCGGGCACGGCGGTCGGTGCGGGCGAGGGCGAGAGCGTCGACCTGGACGAGGTCGCGCGGGGAGAGCAGCCGTGGTAGCCCCGGCCACCCATGCACGCGGGATGACGCTCGTCGACCTTCTGGTCGCGACGGTCATGCTGGGCGTGTCGGTGGTCGTGCTCATGGGGCTCTCGGGGCGGGCGCTCTCGGCGCAGCGCTCGGGCGAGAACCTGCAGATCGCGGCGATGATCCTGGACGAACAGCTCAACCTGGTGCAGGCGCGCGGGGCCGATGACTACGCGTCGCGCTACGACGACAGCGAGGGCGTCGCCGAAGCGCCGTACGAGGCGTTCCGGTACCGCGTGGAGATCAGCGGGGGCGATTCGGGCGACGCCTACCGCGTGGTGGCGACGGTCTCGTGGGAGGAGTACGGGCAGACCAAGTCCGCCACGGTCGAGACGCGGATCG encodes the following:
- a CDS encoding type II secretion system F family protein produces the protein METFEYRTATMGPGAPAMTIEAPDRAAAVRELLQRGETPTALEPAGRGVQAGGGALDRLRSRRAMSRGEMASFVRELATALSAGLPLVPALRTIGRQGRAGAQQVMLNRLIEQVEGGKALADAMAAWGRPFGDLTVNLTRAGETSGRLAEVLTQAAELLDRDLKLRRALLGATLYPMILCVLLVGAMVVVMTFIVPQIVDQLKGAGASLPWSTRVVKGVADVCVVILLERWYVTLPMALVLGVVGRRWWSLPRTREMVDEYLLRAPVLGRLLRDIAVARFTRTLGTLTSAGIGIVTALRITKGTLGNRSLERVIDDVIEQVSAGKTVAEPLERSGYFPPMLVQIVNLGERSGRLDELLGQAATAFEDRTETSMKLFTTALPPVLVVIMAGVIGFVVMAIFMALLEMQNAAAAG
- the gspG gene encoding type II secretion system major pseudopilin GspG; translation: MSRQTMHAARRAFTITEIIVVVIIIGVIAALIAPRLLGRVGQSKQAVAKSNAASLANAMKLFAADNGMPEAGATIEVLWQRPGDVDESAWKGPYIDSAEALKDPWGNLYQLRIPGEVNADFDIVSFGKDGQPGGEGENADIVHGKQ
- a CDS encoding prepilin-type N-terminal cleavage/methylation domain-containing protein, with the translated sequence MTTSRPNRASAGSAGRGARGFSMVEMLVVVILLGVLVGVAAPRLAVIAGRGTEATAVRAGALLSDAARRDALTSQRLAVEFDAARGTLALLTIDPEDGVWREDPLAPRVEIGGATLREATADGVTLDGTNWRLELPRNTPRPAIRLVFTNSRGADAWTVDLASRASRATVRAGTAVGAGEGESVDLDEVARGEQPW